In Labrus mixtus chromosome 13, fLabMix1.1, whole genome shotgun sequence, a single genomic region encodes these proteins:
- the LOC132987289 gene encoding matrix-remodeling-associated protein 5-like, with protein sequence MCRSVCVPGALLTLLVLTLVLPTGQACPRSCNCYQASEVHCTFRSLLAIPPGLPVHTRRMNLGFNSISRIHETSLTGLKKVELLMLHSNDLHHIPDAVFRDLKSLQILKLSYNKLREISSSLTFSGLTSLLRLYLDHNLLQHIHPRALLQLPSLRLLRLQGNRLHQLHPHTLCTLSLLNTYYFSTLRHLDLSNNSLTTLPSETLATAPLLETLVLQDNPWSCDCRMNWFLTWSLAHPGFMKCPGGPQCPICASPKSLQGQGLFDQIDLPCKSPVIISPGRVTPLETELIEIQSRESFREPLGTASLGLSDQQGNSVDLSCNITHSSDSQDIAPPPDLSLSSSSPLPLALSLSLDCPVERQSYEKLWRILAYYSETAVRLERELMLSKAPALAYRYRQTVETDGYYHTGVRASVKAMPQWLLQPAISIQLNRAQSNGIKVQLIYSTRVSAHPDPISHSSTSNPAFHPWTLISTNHTITALATVARSKVELPCPLLSSGSPKVEWVLPDGSKLISPSNNLDGRLLASNSGLLIHKVMLSDAGIYYCIARTGRDVDVMPLRLAVEESSIPPSGEHVGPPAKGAVGEPISLSCEVSGSPLPYLSWVLPDGNTVRRGLAVSGGVTMQSNGSLSLPNPTKRDAGHYRCIAVNQYGSDSMSMQLELKSQHPLSLKNSFSRGPQSAAGRSTRIRAPLLRLEEEGSGDEEEEEKTTIGNRRHQRPLQLPPNRRHPIGQPRGRGLMREGPLRRGGRPVSSTDKRRNRFENRHRVTTNKQRIDPKKWADLLEKIRQKTAQTNNSQPIAEGTATAEAEGKSRHEGGDDTDKGRTEASEVEAETEGSSVDGDDLKQEGSESIPTDLTKMPSHIGTETDTEITKETDRSRETQTDIENETETHIHTEKPTETVTNPETRQEQVTSKPIPGRNEIIPEAREGNEQEENPSLSRTRPQKPRQGIFPNLVPNSRPQSPWNSRRRIGQRRRIINRQRGQPFSPTQPLPDPRSQTDTTTDQLDTLLLVSSTTSPAERLRTAPINSLFPPVSNSLGIFTSNFDSLSATPPPSSTTSLSSTHTKAHIDMMTQSANFPDIAESNPISTLTPAPTHSHTAISFAQTHVPDTHTETHIHTTSGKHVDRPPSKHSEEPKRNSLGVPYVSQSLASVSPTPSSIASTEVVGAVTIAITTVKITSPSTTLESTHSNIMGSSKSLSTAIDSENTLPVTTTTSPMTPPPIISTKTTITTPTSSPTRSTTTLTSTTTPTTPILTSTLPTTTTTSSTSPSTTFTTTTAPSTKVLSNAISTTLNPTTTTFMSTTTTTTTTTATTTKTTNPTISSRITISATHSPTTTQVTTSSTPSTTTTRMTSTPTAASPKERPSAGQVDPRWKHASRDPNQSRPPTEWKNPGANSIPDSHSGRPLRPPSSSLPVAPGEPVVKSRPRIADPHIRTVSFPAESTARLDCEAKGEPKPSITWTKVATGAVMSIHSRAQRFEVLPNGTLVIQNVQQQDRGTYICSAHSFLGRDRLLTTLEVWTRPPRMQLASYRESTIHQGGAVHLECQADGIPTPLLSWVLPDRSVLTSTSPSASRINMDTNGTLHISVTLPSDRGVYRCVASNSAGAASASARVHVSSLPPVIQQPRDEHLLLSPGRPVYAHCSARGAPQPTLRWRIPDGTLVRPSQFLHGNLFVLPNGTLHIRRVEPKDTGNYECTASNAVGADKRTVRVEIEVERTQGGAGHERARAVAAEKPSSSSFHEEKNFPIPSQPPNPFRLPPPSLFDRSRNLPDSSSSSRFSFPPHQLNPTNSPPKINKTVTSSPTHLANINRTLSTLPTNNTRVSIGIVNNTRLTSTPSDKKGPSTLPPSPVSPFSKARIVSTTPPISTIHYGEILQLHCTVTGNPSPIIIWRTPNRKLVDMHFSFDRRFKVHPNGTLSVQTVTEKDAGDYLCIARNKVSDDYRLLRVSVATKPAKIEPKQPHDQMVLFGKPLKVDCQASGLPDPAVQWSLPDGTMVNSVLQGEERGRRTRRLTVFDNGTLLVPAVGMGEEGEYTCYAENQGGKDTMKVKVKIMMTSPPAFNDDRSYHVIKVPLGGTATIPCRATGDPTPTVTWISPTHRVIPNSLGSRFYSERVVVVSGGTLEVRMAQKIDTGNYTCRAGNSAGEKSMVIGLVVESPNYGQHAGGRGWSTSNGPASRSGENIKNGVTNKFGGSNNNGHSGNNGRLGNIVPNTGISVATSVLNPVQRSDSQGTLNRPVSRITTHLGSSVISVGVSGASNIGFKADNTEITRNGPITTRGNNSLGNSHNTARGNIVERKPGTYNNEVIAGKSSNDANTGISRNVGIVSSSVSNHGAGSFRENGFSSGINTGAINAYSRISAGSSSANTAAHNTGTKNSSNTLAGMITTVKKRSMKGQTVILPCPSQGSPPPRVAWLLPGNGVLPAPYYGSRLTVHRNGSLELRGVRVSDSGTLVCVVRGQQGESRIQVELEVSEVSSNRAPAVERPAQGSFGSNEVPNPRFPVTPRPSLTVVPHPVGPPLRSTGLASEPVLSTRTAPLVSIINGETLCLPCPASQTYGYTQRSLSWTMPSGKVMSLGESGESGRFIVGADGTLTIQQATVFDRGSYTCRSQSIHSSSVSVLTVPVIVIAYPPRITTGPSPVTYTRPGVAVELPCMTIATPRATVTWETPDLTQLIVMGQARIYGNRYLSPQGSLVIQNPTSRDTGFYRCTAKNVIGVDTKATYLHVI encoded by the exons ATACTAAAGCTGAGCTATAACAAGCTGAGAGAGATCTCTTCATCTCTGACCTTCTCTGGCCTGACCTCACTCCTGCGCCTGTACTTGGATCACAACCTCCTCCAGCACATCCACCCCCGGGCCCTGCTCCAGCTGCCTAGCCTCAGGCTGCTACGTCTGCAAGGGAACAGGCTGCATCAGCTGCACCCACACACTCTGTGCACGCTCTCTTTGCTGAATACATACTACTTCTCTACACTCAG ACACCTAGACCTCTCCAACAACAGTCTGACCACCTTACCCAGCGAAACTTTAGCGACAGCGCCTCTACTGGAGACTCTTGTATTGCAGGACAATCCATGGAGCTGTGACTGTAGGATGAATTGGTTTCTAACATGGAGTCTGGCTCATCCAG GATTCATGAAATGTCCTGGCGGGCCTCAGTGTCCAATCTGTGCCTCACCGAAATCCCTTCAAGGGCAGGGGTTGTTTGACCAGATTGATCTACCGTGCAAGTCGCCTGTGATCATCTCCCCTGGAAGAGTCACACCTTTGGAGACGGAGCTCATTGAAATCCAGTCAAGAGAATCCTTCAGAGAGCCTCTAGGCACTGCCTCTTTGGGTTTGTCTGACCAACAGGGGAACAGTGTTGATCTGAGTTGCAACATCACTCACTCTTCTGATTCCCAGGATATTGCACCTCCCCCagatctctccctctcttcttcttcccctctccctcttgctttgtccctctctctggaTTGCCCTGTGGAGAGACAGAGCTATGAGAAACTCTGGAGGATACTAGCATACTATAGTGAAACAGCAGTTCGCCTGGAGAGGGAGCTCATGCTGAGTAAAGCCCCAGCATTGGCCTACCGCTACAGGCAGACAGTAGAGACAGACGGATATTATCACACGGGGGTCAGAGCTTCTGTTAAAGCTATGCCACAATGGTTGCTACAGCCAGCAATTAGCATTCAGCTAAACAGAGCACAGTCTAATGGAATCAAAGTTCAACTCATATACTCAACAAGAGTTTCTGCTCATCCTGACCCTATTTCTCATTCCTCAACATCCAACCCTGCTTTTCATCCGTGGACGCTGATTTCAACTAATCATACCATCACAGCACTGGCAACAGTAGCAAGGAGTAAAGTGGAACTACCATGCCCTCTGCTAAGTTCTGGTAGCCCCAAAGTAGAGTGGGTTCTCCCAGATGGATCCAAGCTTATCTCCCCCTCCAACAACCTAGACGGTAGGCTCTTGGCTTCAAACTCAGGTTTACTTATTCATAAAGTGATGCTTTCAGATGCTGGGATCTATTACTGCATAGCACGGACAGGCAGGGATGTAGATGTAATGCCCTTGCGCCTTGCAGTCGAGGAGTCTTCGATTCCACCTTCAGGAGAGCATGTAGGACCTCCTGCCAAAGGAGCTGTTGGGGAACCCATTAGTCTGTCTTGTGAGGTGTCTGGTTCACCATTGCCTTATTTGAGTTGGGTGTTACCAGATGGAAACACAGTACGTCGAGGATTAGCTGTATCAGGGGGGGTCACAATGCAATCAAATGGGAGTCTCTCTCTGCCTAACCCCACCAAGAGGGATGCTGGGCATTACCGCTGCATTGCAGTCAACCAGTATGGTAGTGATTCTATGTCCATGCAGCTGGAATTAAAGTCACAACATCCCCTTTCACTAAAGAATTCATTCTCAAGAGGGCCACAATCAGCGGCTGGTCGGTCCACCAGAATTAGAGCTCCATTATTACGCCTAGAAGAGGAAGGATCAggggatgaagaggaagaagagaaaacaactaTTGGCAATAGAAGACATCAAAGGCCTCTCCAACTTCCACCAAACCGACGTCATCCGATTGGACAACCCAGAGGACGTGGACTTATGAGAGAGGGCCCCctgagaagaggagggaggccTGTATCATCCACTGACAAGAGAAGAAATCGCTTCGAAAACAGACATAGAGTTACCACCAACAAACAAAGGATAGATCCCAAGAAATGGGCTGACCTCTTGGAAAAGATACGACAAAAGACTGCTCAGACTAATAATAGTCAGCCCATTGCAGAAGGGACAGCCACAGCTGAAGCAGAGGGAAAAAGCAGACATGAGGGAGGAGACGATACAGATAAAGGTAGAACTGAGGCCTCAGAGGTCGAAGCAGAAACTGAAGGGTCGTCTGTCGATGGCGATGATCTAAAACAGGAAGGCTCAGAGTCCATTCCCACTGATCTGACAAAAATGCCATCACACATTgggacagaaacagacacagagataaCGAAAGAGACAGATAGGTcgagagaaacacagactgatatAGAGaatgagacagagacacacatacacacagagaaaccaacaGAGACAGTGACAAACCCAGAAACACGACAAGAACAAGTCACATCTAAACCAATCCCAGGAAGAAATGAAATTATCCCTGAAGCTAGAGAGGGAAATGAACAAGAAGAAAACCCCAGCCTTTCGAGAACCAGGCCGCAGAAACCCAGGCAGGGTATCTTTCCTAACTTGGTTCCAAACTCCAGACCTCAAAGCCCTTGGAACTCTCGCAGGAGGATCGGACAGCGAAGACGAATCATCAACAGACAGAGGGGACAACCTTTTAGTCCAACACAACCTCTCCCTGACCCTAGGTCACAAACTGACACTACAACAGATCAACTTGATACGTTGCTGCTGGTGTCATCAACCACGTCTCCAGCTGAGCGTTTAAGGACTGCCCCAATAAATTCTCTGTTTCCCCCTGTTTCTAACAGTCTTGGTATCTTCACTTCAAATTTTGACTCCCTCTCAGCAactccccctccttcctctacCACCTCATtatcctccacacacacaaaggcacataTAGACATGATGACTCAGTCTGCTAACTTCCCTGACATTGCAGAGTCCAATCCCATCAGCACACTCACACCAGCACCCACTCACTCCCACACTGCCATTTCCTTTGCACAGACACATgtgccagacacacacaccgagacacatatacacacgaCATCAGGCAAACATGTTGATAGACCACCAAGCAAACACAGTGAAGAGCCGAAGAGGAATTCATTGGGTGTACCATATGTTTCCCAGTCCTTGGCCTCTGTGTCGCCCACTCCCTCCTCCATTGCTTCCACCGAAGTCGTCGGTGCTGTGACAATTGCCATCACTACTGTAAAAATAACAAGTCCTTCAACCACTCTAGAGAGCACTCACTCTAATATTATGGGAAGCAGTAAAAGTCTATCTACCGCAATAGATAGTGAGAACACACTTCCTGTTACCACTACAACTAGTCCCATGACTCCACCTCCCATCATATCTACTAAAACTACAATTACTACTCCAACATCTAGCCCTACCAGAAGTACAACTACTCTTACCTCAACTACTACCCCAACAACTCCTATACTAACATCTACTTTGcccactaccactactacttCTTCAACCAGCCCTTCTACTACATTTACTACTACTACAGCTCCTAGTACTAAAGTGTTGTCAAACGCTATTTCCACAACTTTGAACcctactactactacttttaTGAGTACTACTAcgactactactactactactgcaaCAACTACCAAAACCACCAATCCTACAATAAGTAGTAGAATTACAATATCAGCCACACATTCTCCCACCACAACACAAGTTACAACATCCAGTACCCCTTCTACTACCACAACAAGAATGACATCAACACCTACTGCAGCATCACCCAAAGAGAGGCCAAGCGCTGGCCAAGTTGACCCCAGATGGAAGCATGCTTCCAGGGATCCAAACCAGAGTCGACCCCCCACTGAATGGAAGAACCCTGGAGCTAATTCTATTCCTGATTCACACAGCGGCAGGCCACTCCggcccccctcctcctcgctccctgTCGCCCCTGGG GAACCAGTTGTGAAATCCAGACCGAGGATTGCAGATCCACACATTAGGACTGTGTCGTTCCCAGCAGAGAGCACTGCCAGGCTGGATTGTGAAGCTAAAGGAGAGCCTAAGCCCTCTATCACATGGACCAAAGTCGCCACAG GAGCAGTGATGTCAATCCACTCCAGGGCTCAGCGATTTGAGGTCTTGCCAAATGGCACCCTTGTTATCCAGAATGTTCAGCAGCAGGACAGGGGCACATACATCTGCAGTGCACACAGCTTTCTGGGTCGTGACAG GTTGTTAACAACCCTTGAAGTGTGGACACGCCCCCCTAGGATGCAACTGGCCAGTTATAGAGAATCGACCATTCATCAGGGTGGAGCGGTGCACCTAGAGTGCCAGGCAGATGGCATTCCCACCCCTCTGCTCTCTTGGGTTTTACCTGACCGTTCTGTCCTCACCTCCACTTCCCCCTCGGCCAGTCGCATCAATATGGACACAAATGGAACCCTCCATATCTCGGTAACTTTACCAAGCGACAGAGGAGTGTATCGCTGTGTGGCCTCCAACTCAGCAGGTGCCGCCAGCGCCTCAGCGCGTGTACACGTGTCCTCCTTGCCCCCGGTGATACAGCAACCTAGAGATGAACACCTGCTCTTGTCTCCGGGGAGGCCTGTCTATGCACACTGCTCGGCCCGAGGTGCCCCACAACCAACTCTGCGATGGCGAATCCCGGATGGGACTCTTGTTCGACCATCCCAGTTTCTCCATGGCAATCTTTTTGTCTTGCCCAATGGGACACTGCATATTCGGAGAGTTGAGCCTAAAGACACTGGAAATTATGAGTGCACAGCAAGTAATGCTGTTGGAGCTGATAAAAGAACGGTGAGGGTGGAAATTGAAGTGGAAAGAACACAGGGTGGGGCAGGACATGAAAGGGCAAGAGCAGTTGCAGCTGAAaaaccatcttcttcttctttccatgAAGAAAAGAACTTTCCAATCCCCAGCCAACCTCCAAATCCATTCAGACTCCCCCCTCCATCACTTTTTGATAGATCCAGAAACTTGCCTgactcctccagctcctctcgATTCTCTTTTCCTCCTCACCAACTCAATCCCACTAACTCACCTcccaaaatcaataaaacagtcACTTCCTCCCCCACACACTTGGCCAACATCAACAGAACACTCTCCACCTTGCCTACAAATAACACCAGAGTGTCAATTGGCATTGTAAACAACACAAGACTTACTTCTACCCCCTCTGACAAAAAGGGACCCTCAACCCTGCCTCCCTCACCTGTTTCCCCTTTCAGTAAAGCCCGTATTGTCTCTACAACACCCCCCATATCTACCATCCACTATGGGGAGATTTTGCAGCTCCACTGTACTGTAACTGGCAACCCATCACCCATCATCATTTGGAGGACTCCCAATAGAAAACTGGTGGACATGCATTTCAG TTTCGACCGACGGTTTAAGGTGCATCCTAATGGCACCCTGTCAGTTCAGACAGTCACAGAAAAAGATGCTGGGGACTACCTCTGTATTGCGCGCAACAAGGTTTCAGATGATTATCGCCTCCTGCGTGTCTCTGTAGCTACCAAGCCGGCCAAAATCGAACCCAAGCAGCCACACGATCAGATGGTGCTGTTTGGCAAACCACTGAAG GTTGACTGCCAAGCATCAGGGCTGCCTGACCCAGCTGTCCAGTGGAGCCTACCTGATGGAACCATGGTAAACAGTGTTTTGCAgggggaagaaagaggaaggCGAACACGGAGGCTAACTGTGTTTGATAATGGGACCTTACTGGTTCCAGCAGTGGGTAtgggggaggaaggagagtaTACCTGTTATGCTGAGAATCAAGGAGGGAAAGACACCATGAAG GTCAAAGTAAAGATCATGATGACATCCCCACCAGCCTTCAACGATGACAGAAGTTACCATGTAATTAAAGTACCTCTGGGAGGAACTGCCACTATTCCCTGCCGGGCCACAGGAGATCCTACTCCGACAGTGACATGGATTTCGCCAACACACCGTGTCATCCCCAACAGTTTGGGATCTAGATTTTACTCTGAGCGGGTTGTTGTGGTTTCAGGTGGAACCCTGGAGGTGCGCATGGCTCAGAAGATCGACACAGGAAATTATACATGCCGAGCTGGCAACTCAGCTGGGGAGAAGAGCATGGTGATAGGCCTGGTAGTGGAGTCTCCTAACTATGGACAACATGCTGGAGGAAGAGGTTGGAGTACCAGCAATGGGCCAGCCAGTAGGTCAGGGGAAAACATTAAGAATGGAGTCACAAACAAGTTTGGTGGCAGCAACAATAATGGTCATAGTGGTAATAATGGCAGGTTGGGAAACATTGTACCCAACACTGGCATTAGTGTAGCAACCAGTGTCTTAAATCCTGTCCAAAGGAGTGATAGCCAAGGTACATTAAACAGGCCTGTCAGTAGAATAACAACCCATCTTGGTAGCAGTGTAATCAGTGTTGGGGTTAGCGGTGCTAGCAATATAGGCTTTAAAGCAGATAACACTGAAATAACTAGAAATGGACCTATTACCACAAGAGGTAATAATAGTCTGGGCAACAGTCACAACACAGCTAGAGGAAATATTGTTGAAAGGAAGCCCGGGACTTACAATAATGAAGTTATTGCAGGAAAGAGTAGCAATGATGCCAACACTGGTATTTCAAGAAATGTTGGAATTGTTAGCAGCAGTGTGTCTAATCATGGAGCTGGTTCATTCAGAGAAAATGGGTTCAGTAGTGGTATAAATACAGGAGCCATTAATGCTTACAGTAGGATAAGTGCTGGTTCAAGTAGTGCCAACACAGCTGCTCATAATACAGGTACTAAAAACTCTTCTAACACACTTGCTGGGATGATAACGACAGTGAAGAAGCGGTCAATGAAAGGCCAAACTGTTATTCTGCCATGCCCCTCCCAAGGCTCCCCTCCCCCTCGAGTGGCTTGGCTTCTGCCTGGTAATGGTGTGTTGCCAGCTCCTTATTATGGCAGCCGGCTAACAGTGCACCGAAATGGCTCGTTGGAGCTGCGAGGCGTGCGGGTGAGTGATAGTGGGACCTTGGTTTGTGTGGTTAGAGGTCAGCAAGGAGAGTCCAGGATACAGGTGGAGCTGGAGGTCTCTGAGGTATCTTCCAACAGGGCACCAGCTGTTGAAAGACCTGCTCAAGGAAGCTTTGGTTCGAATGAGGTGCCAAACCCACGGTTTCCAGTTACTCCAAGGCCTTCTTTAACAGTTGTACCTCATCCAGTTGGCCCTCCACTCCGCTCAACTGGCCTTGCCTCCGAGCCAGTACTGAGCACCAGGACAGCCCCCTTGGTGAGCATCATTAATGGAGAAACTCTTTGCCTGCCCTGCCCTGCTTCCCAAACATATGGATACACCCAGAGATCTCTCTCCTGGACTATGCCCAGTGGAAAGGTGATGTCTTTGGGTGAGAGTGGTGAATCAGGACGATTTATTGTCGGAGCGGATGGAACGCTAACAATACAACAGGCCACTGTCTTCGATCGTGGGTCCTACACCTGCAGGTCGCAGAGCATCCACTCCTCATCTGTTTCGGTCCTCACTGTCCCTGTCATCGTCATCGCCTACCCCCCTCGCATCACAACAGGCCCCTCCCCCGTGACCTACACACGACCTGGTGTTGCCGTGGAGCTGCCATGCATGACCATAGCGACCCCCCGGGCGACAGTCACCTGGGAGACACCAGACCTGACACAACTCATTGTCATGGGTCAGGCTCGTATCTATGGCAACCGCTACCTTAGTCCTCAGGGTTCCTTGGTGATACAGAACCCAACAAGTAGGGATACAGGGTTTTACAGATGCACCGCAAAAAATGTGATAGGAGTGGACACCAAAGCGACCTACCTGCATGTTATATAA